One Glycine soja cultivar W05 chromosome 7, ASM419377v2, whole genome shotgun sequence genomic window, TGAAATtccttatttttgtttatgttcTTTCCTTTTAATCATCCCGATCATTTTATATCTCCTGTGGCTTTAGACATGATAAAAGCGTGCAATACCAATTTTTGTTCCATtccttttctttgtaattttactATGATTTTATTTGAGATAAATGCTAACCAATGACTATTATCTTAGATAAAACCAGCTGAGAGTTATAAATTAAGAGCTATAAAACTgtaaaactaaaaacttataaaCTTGGTGATTTAATTGAAAGTGATTAGTAAGATTAACCAATAAGTTAGTCAATAAATATCAAATGACGTAATGGAACATagttaaaatttctaatattttgaatttatttttactgtAAAGCTAAAAACTTATAAACTAGATGATTTAATTGAAAGTGATTAGTAAGATTAACCAATAAGTTAGTCAATAAATATCAAATGACTTAACATAACATagttaaaatttctaatattttgaatttatttttaataatatatcatcTTAAAAAGTAGGACATTCAATAAAAAGAAATCTTAAAAAGTaggataataattttatattataaaaaataaagatttgatGATTTTACTCAttgtttaaaatcaattttttaataaagtactattgctttatataaaaaatttattttttaaacaaagtagaattaaattaaataaacttatattttttaactattttttaatatttaatttttttactaatattattttaaaacaaaagggtaaaattattttttctttataatttttattttttttatcaatttttgtttagtgaccatatattttaaataaaataaaaaaataaaaatgtataaattcattaaaataaatagtttaatattaaaaataatattaataaagttGAATTCCAAGTTTCATAACAACTAAGAAAATAAACAGTGaccatatattttaaataaaataaaaaataaaaatgtattaattcattaagataaatagtttaatactaaaaataatattaataaagttGAATTCCGAGTTTCATAACaactaagaaaataaacatGACATCTATGTTTGTAACAATGTTAAAGTAAGtagaaagtttttaaaattaaataaaagaataaaaaatcaagtaaattaataagaataagaaaaaaattaataatttataaattaacttatttttcataaactaattcatacaacttatataaaataagCTCTTATATCAAATGAAATAACTTATCATCTTTCAGCTTTACATCATCTCGGATTATTTTGGTGAGAAAGTATAAATTAGGAACAAATTTTGTATGaataaaaatgttttcagaCAACCAATTAGAACCTTTTAGTTTTCTCAGACTGGCAGGACCAAAGTTTGAATTTATATAATGATTAGTTTTATCCTTTTCGTGTGGCCTTCAAACGTCTAATAGAAGTCGTGTGGAGTAATCATCTTGTTCAATGGTAAGCGATAGCATTGTTCATACTATATTTATTTcaggtatttttttaattttttttagttgaaaaatttatttaactttttaataaataagatttttttaatcatttttaatcttttatattttcttttcttcttgttcctagtatatttatctaatttttttattatcttttataaataaatcatgattttattatttttttatattttttaattattttaacaattaattttatcgaacacttataatttaataagttaatttttttattttttagcttCTAATAAGCTTTTCAGCTAATAGTCTTACatgattgttttatttattttttcttaatttgataAATGAAAGACAAGAAACTGGGATGTTATGTGATGAGAGGTTAAACAtgtgacttttttttcttacatgattgtttgattttttttcttaatttgataAATGAGTGACTTAGAATGGTAAAATGAAACCATACACCTTTGAAAAGAGTGTCATTTCACTACATAAACTGTCAAACAAAACGGTCTTATTCAATCCAACAGTGATATAGTAATACAACAATAACACCAACCAATTGTAACTGATCACAATAGAAAGGTTAAACATGTGGAAACTATTCAGGTGCAGCAGGAGGAGGAGGTGCCTCTTTATTAACGGGCTTCCCTCTCTCTCTTAGCCTTGCCACTTCTTCTTTCATGGCTTCTTTTCTCCTCTTGCTAGCCAACACTTTAGCCTGAACACCACTCACATTCGGGTCCTTCTTCTCCGTCGGTGGTGGAGGTGGTGGACGCCTTGCTGCACCCCTTGCACTTTGCTCATCACTCAAACTCAACCCCAACGTTGCCGCACCACTCAACCCCATCAATGTCCTGCATACAACAAGATTGCAATACCAATGTACCATCCATCATGTCAAGTTATCACCTAGCTTATTCAGTTTCctcaatttaatttcaatatggTATAACAATAATGATGACAATGTAATAGAAGATTTTTTTAACTTCAAGAACttgtaataatttataagtGATGCAGCTGAGAATAAATTGAGATTATTATAAAGGAGAGATACCTGCGACGCAGAGAGTGATTGTCACCGGGAGGAGGGACTTGATCAAGATCAGAGAGGGAAGAGGGGTGAGATTGTTGATATTGGTGACCAACGCAGCACACTCTTGAAGTTGGAAAGTAAACATTTTTCAACGAATAGAGGGGGCTCTTCCGGGCTCTGGCGGAGAGAGCTGTTGCAGCAGTGGTAGGAGTTGGTGTCAGCAAATGAGCCATTGGTTCCTATtctgaaatgaaaattaaaaacagaagcaaccaacaATAGGCTATGTGTTCGttgattaaaaactaaaaaaaatcgaGTTTTGGTGGTTATCTCGTTACACGAAATATGAAAGCAGTCGGTAATGTTAGCCAGGACAGGAACAAGGATTGGATGTTGTTTGAATGAGAAGTGTGTGATCTGATTGTGGAAATTCATTGGCTCATTCCAGATAAGGTTCCATCGCTTTGCCTACTGTGGACCCTCCCCACCTTGGCCTTTGCTTTGTATCTATTATTACACGTTTTTTTGTATTGAAACGAAGCATACGCTTTTACGGTGCCAAACCATTATTTGAAAAAGGTCATTAAAGATCAATAACAATATCCATCATCCCGCGTGATGATCATGAAGATGACAAATAAGAAGgatacataaataatatataaaagaaggATTGAAAGAAATCATGCTTTAGGATCAAGTGTTCCTCAGCTTGCCAGTTTCAACGACAATTACAACCACTAACACAAAATATTTCAACTAGAGACTGACTCTTGTGCACATTACAAGATCtgttagaaaagaaagaaagaaacaaatacATTGAAGATGAGTCAAAAATGAAATCCACCCTTTTGACAAACTAAATAACATTAGTAATGTTCCTAATAGAATAATCCTATAAATACAATTACATCAATGAATGAACTTTACATGCCATAATACAACAAAATGTGAAAACAGTTTACACAATCAATCAATGTAATAGACAAAAGTACTGACGTGTAATTAAACTGCCCCCAGGCTAGCCCATTTCCCAAGGTCATATGGATCAGCATAGTAATACACCTTAATTCTATTAGACAAAGATAGCCCTACTGCCAGTGGAGAAATTCTAGTGCCAGAATCATCTTGTTCTGATGGGTCATCCGTAAAAGCTGCAACATCTCCAACTAGTTTGAAGCAAATTCTGCGAGTTTGTATCTGGCTAGAGAAATCAAAGTACATTGGTGTTCCAGCtctggcctctggtaatcggtACTGACCAATGGTAA contains:
- the LOC114419629 gene encoding uncharacterized protein LOC114419629 — encoded protein: MAHLLTPTPTTAATALSARARKSPLYSLKNVYFPTSRVCCVGHQYQQSHPSSLSDLDQVPPPGDNHSLRRRTLMGLSGAATLGLSLSDEQSARGAARRPPPPPPTEKKDPNVSGVQAKVLASKRRKEAMKEEVARLRERGKPVNKEAPPPPAAPE